Proteins from a genomic interval of Rosa chinensis cultivar Old Blush chromosome 2, RchiOBHm-V2, whole genome shotgun sequence:
- the LOC112186488 gene encoding beta-1,4-xylosyltransferase IRX14 codes for MKLSAFHQSYLNRRSNSFRGSGPLDSSSDGGIKSPATVFWLVLHGLCCLISLVLGFRFSRLVFFFLFSTSSTNLYSVPFRSASELIGTLDIPAISNPVADRHFQLNRSSTTSGSSSSRVVVGRHGIRIRPWPHPNPTETMKAHRIIETVQREQRRQFGVNNPRKVIAVTPTYARTFQALHLTGVMHSLMLVPYDVVWIVVEAGGVSNETASIISKSGLNIIHIGFDQRMPNTWDGRHRLEARMRLRALRVVREQKLDGIVMFADDSNMHSMELFDEMQNVKWFGAVSVGILAHSDNADGSSESMIQNKEEGENPTMPIQGPACNSSNKLVGWHTFNTLPYVGKSANYIDDRAPVLPRKLEWAGFVLNSRLLWGEADDKPEWVNDLDTLGGADEVIESPLFLLKDSSMVEPLGSCGRQVLLWWLRVEARYDSKFPARWTIDPPLEITVPSKRTPWPDAPPELPSSGKVEINRVEERTVKRTTKIRAPRSKRSSRSKRKHETKTTDVQASARHTEQI; via the exons atgaAGCTCTCGGCGTTTCATCAGAGCTACCTGAACCGCCGCAGCAACAGCTTCAGGGGATCGGGGCCGTTGGATTCGTCTTCGGACGGCGGGATTAAGTCACCGGCGACGGTGTTCTGGCTTGTGCTACATGGACTCTGCTGCTTGATTAGTCTGGTTCTTGGATTCCGCTTCTCTCGCCTtgtgtttttcttcttgttctctACATCCTCGACGAATCTATACTCGGTGCCGTTCCGGTCGGCGTCCGAGCTCATCGGAACCCTAGACATCCCCGCCATTTCGAATCCGGTCGCGGATCGCCACTTCCAGCTCAACCGGAGCTCCACGACCTCCGGGAGCTCCAGCAGCCGCGTCGTCGTCGGCCGGCACGGGATCCGAATCCGGCCGTGGCCGCACCCGAACCCGACGGAGACGATGAAGGCGCACCGGATAATAGAGACGGTTCAGAGGGAGCAGAGGAGGCAGTTCGGGGTCAACAACCCGAGGAAGGTCATTGCGGTCACGCCGACGTATGCTCGGACCTTCCAGGCGCTACATTTGACCGGAGTTATGCACTCGCTTATGCTTGTACCTTACGACGTCGTTTGGATCGTGGTGGAGGCCGGTGGGGTTTCTAATGAGACGGCTTCCATTATTTCTAAGTCGGGGCTTAACATTATTCACATTGGCTTCGATCAGCGGATGCCTAATACTTGGGATGGTCGCCACCGATTGGAGGCCCGGATGCGGCTTCGTGCTTTGAG AGTTGTGAGAGAACAGAAGTTGGATGGGATTGTAATGTTTGCAGACGATAGTAATATGCACAGTATGGAGCTTTTCGATGAGATGCAGAATGTGAAATGGTTTGGTGCTGTTTCAGTTGGAATACTTGCTCATTCggataatgcagatggatcgtCCGAGTCCATGATTCAGAACAAGGAGGAGGGGGAGAACCCAACAATGCCTATTCAAGGTCCTGCTTGTAACTCGTCCAATAAGTTGGTTGGTTGGCACACCTTTAATACGTTGCCGTATGTGGGAAAGAGTGcaaattacattgatgatagaGCGCCTGTGCTACCACGGAAGCTGGAGTGGGCTGGGTTTGTGTTGAACTCCCGGTTGCTTTGGGGTGAAGCTGACGATAAACCAGAGTGGGTTAATGACCTAGATACTTTAGGTGGGGCTGATGAGGTTATAGAGAGTCCTCTATTCTTGTTGAAGGACTCTTCTATGGTCGAGCCACTTGGAAGTTGTGGGCGCCAAGTTTTGTTATGGTGGCTACGCGTTGAAGCTCGTTATGATAGTAAATTTCCTGCCAG ATGGACAATTGATCCTCCGTTGGAAATCACTGTACCATCAAAACGTACGCCATGGCCGGATGCTCCTCCAGAACTCCCATCTAGTGGAAAAGTAGAGATCAATAGAGTCGAAGAACGTACAGTGAAACGCACAACAAAAATTCGAGCACCCAGATCAAAGAGAAGTTCTCGAAGCAAGAGAAAGCATGAAACAAAAACGACAGATGTGCAAGCTTCTGCAAGGCATACTGAACAAATCTGA
- the LOC112186489 gene encoding translation machinery-associated protein 7 yields MFRVYCFPRSSWISVLYNTPLTLYFPFKVQSTRKTKSLFCLRIKKKKQYIAAMSSKQGGKAKPLKQPKAAKKEYDEEDLAKLQKKKDEEKALKELKAKAQQKGTFGGAGLKKSGKK; encoded by the coding sequence ATGTTTAGGGTTTATTGTTTTCCTAGAAGCTCATGGATTAGTGTTCTATATAATACGCCCCTTACATTGTATTTTCCATTTAAAGTTCAATCAACCCGAAAAACAAaatctttgttttgtttacggatcaaaaaaaaaaaacaatacatCGCAGCCATGTCGTCCAAGCAAGGTGGAAAAGCGAAGCCACTGAAGCAACCCAAGGCGGCGAAGAAGGAGTACGACGAGGAAGATTTGGCCAAGcttcagaagaagaaagatgaggaAAAGGCACTGAAGGAGCTCAAAGCCAAGGCCCAACAGAAGGGGACTTTTGGAGGAGCTGGCCTCAAGAAAAGTGGGAAGAAATAA
- the LOC112187480 gene encoding cysteine proteinase COT44 — MYTITGEKNTNKPQTCLSRLTHTFSSTMSTTMTLTLFSLLFLSFTLSHASSLRTEAEVRELYQHWLVKHQKVYNGIGEEETRFQIFKDNLKFVDEHNAENRSYKVGLNAFADLTNQEYRAKFLGTRSDPKRRIMKAKKPSLRYAVRPDDKLPESVDWRALGAVNPIKNQGSCGSCWAFSTVAAVEGINMITTGELVSLSEQELVDCDRTYNAGCNGGLMDYAFEFIIKNGGMDTESDYPYKAVDQQCDVSLESNKVVTIDGYEDVPAFNEEALKKAVAHQPVSVAIEAGGMALQLYDSGVFTGECGSALDHGVVAVGYGTENGVDYWLVRNSWGTNWGESGYFKIERNVKSIYTGKCGIAMEASYPTKDSAQNPIQMVTSM, encoded by the exons ATGTACACCATCACTGGGGAGAAAAACACCAACAAACCCCAAACCTGTCTCTCAAGACTCACCCACACTTTCTCCTCAACCATGTCAACCACCATGACCCTAACCCTCTTCAGCCTCCTCTTCCTCTCCTTCACCCTCTCCCACGCCTCCAGCCTCCGCACCGAGGCTGAGGTCCGGGAGCTCTACCAGCACTGGCTGGTCAAGCACCAGAAAGTCTACAACGGCATCGGAGAGGAGGAGACCAGGTTCCAGATCTTCAAGGACAACTTGAAGTTTGTTGATGAGCACAACGCTGAGAACAGGTCCTACAAGGTTGGCTTGAATGCCTTTGCCGACTTGACCAACCAGGAGTACCGGGCCAAGTTTCTCGGCACCCGCTCCGACCCCAAGAGGAGGATCATGAAGGCCAAGAAACCTAGCCTCAGGTACGCTGTGCGCCCCGATGACAAGTTGCCGGAATCCGTGGACTGGAGAGCCTTGGGGGCTGTTAATCCGATCAAAAACCAAGGCAGCTGCG GAAGTTGCTGGGCATTTTCAACAGTGGCTGCAGTGGAAGGCATAAACATGATAACCACAGGAGAACTAGTCTCTCTCTCAGAGCAAGAGCTTGTTGACTGCGACAGGACTTACAACGCTGGCTGCAATGGAGGCCTTATGGACTACGCCTTTGAGTTCATCATCAAAAACGGTGGCATGGACACTGAATCAGACTACCCTTACAAAGCAGTCGACCAACAGTGTGACGTTTCTTTG GAGAGCAACAAGGTTGTTACCATTGATGGGTATGAGGATGTTCCAGCTTTCAATGAGGAAGCTTTGAAGAAAGCTGTGGCACATCAACCTGTAAGTGTTGCCATTGAAGCTGGTGGCATGGCTCTTCAGCTTTATGATTCG GGTGTGTTTACTGGTGAATGTGGATCAGCACTGGATCATGGTGTGGTTGCTGTTGGGTATGGCACAGAGAATGGTGTGGACTACTGGCTCGTGAGGAACTCATGGGGAACCAACTGGGGTGAGAGTGGATATTTCAAGATCGAGCGCAATGTGAAGAGCATATATACTGGCAAGTGTGGTATTGCCATGGAGGCTTCTTACCCAACCAAGGATAGTGCACAAAACCCAATCCAGATGGTCACCAGCATGTGA